A single region of the Legionella oakridgensis ATCC 33761 = DSM 21215 genome encodes:
- a CDS encoding YcaO-like family protein produces the protein MIDLGGTFRAVTPEQTLAKIEPLLWDRFGITRVANITGLDHIGVPTYVAIRPQAKLLTSAQGKGITNDLAKISAMMESIEGWHCENMAQPALFGSYQRLKKDYPMLELHPHINHGPFEWIDIDSLEIPWGKGTDLISGQEIYFPYTTFNVNTTFFRPGYRYFPPTTNGLASGNTIEEAICHGLFEVLEREFTVENLLVSKYGQVDLSTITSPYLLSLISNIHRSNLYLEVWDISTHLNIPAYLTILHNPDEVRNVGMMMGTGAHFSSVVALARAITEAIQARLTIISGARDDQTPRVYQKIKRIRGDFDGMFAKTRLEKTPFIETKIPQGYSFSQCLSELVHVLKNNGFKHVIVYDHTREDINIPVVHVMVPGLRYFHGTCFSCSLSKLS, from the coding sequence ATGATTGATTTAGGTGGGACATTTCGGGCAGTAACTCCTGAGCAAACGTTAGCCAAAATAGAACCTTTATTGTGGGACAGATTTGGTATTACCCGAGTTGCTAATATTACTGGACTCGATCATATTGGAGTTCCAACTTATGTTGCGATTAGACCTCAAGCGAAGCTTTTGACGTCAGCACAAGGCAAAGGCATTACGAATGATTTAGCTAAAATTTCTGCCATGATGGAATCCATTGAAGGATGGCATTGTGAAAATATGGCCCAACCTGCGTTATTTGGGTCTTATCAACGTCTTAAAAAAGATTATCCAATGCTTGAACTTCATCCTCATATTAACCATGGTCCTTTTGAGTGGATTGACATAGATTCTCTTGAAATCCCCTGGGGAAAAGGAACAGATTTAATCAGTGGCCAGGAAATCTATTTTCCATATACCACCTTTAATGTGAATACTACGTTTTTCCGTCCTGGTTATCGTTATTTTCCTCCGACGACCAATGGGCTTGCTTCAGGTAACACCATTGAAGAAGCCATTTGCCACGGTTTATTTGAAGTATTGGAGCGGGAGTTTACGGTAGAAAATTTATTGGTATCAAAATACGGTCAGGTGGATTTATCAACCATAACGTCTCCTTATTTACTGTCATTAATATCAAATATTCACCGTAGTAATCTTTATTTGGAAGTTTGGGATATTAGCACGCATTTAAACATTCCAGCGTATTTGACCATCTTGCACAATCCTGATGAAGTGCGGAACGTTGGCATGATGATGGGAACTGGTGCGCATTTTTCGAGTGTCGTTGCGTTGGCAAGAGCCATTACAGAAGCGATTCAGGCACGCTTAACCATTATCTCTGGTGCAAGAGATGATCAAACCCCGCGAGTGTATCAAAAAATAAAGCGCATTAGGGGAGATTTTGATGGTATGTTTGCGAAAACCCGATTAGAAAAAACACCATTTATTGAAACAAAAATACCCCAAGGTTATTCATTTTCCCAATGCCTGAGTGAATTAGTCCATGTGTTAAAAAATAATGGGTTCAAACACGTTATTGTTTATGATCATACAAGAGAAGATATCAACATTCCTGTTGTTCATGTGATGGTCCCGGGATTGCGTTATTTTCATGGAACCTGTTTTTCATGTTCATTATCTAAATTGTCGTAG